From a region of the Methanoculleus receptaculi genome:
- a CDS encoding cobyric acid synthase has protein sequence MSLIVLGTASHVGKSVTVAALCRALYRRGIAVAPFKSQNMSLNSYVTADGSEIGIAQAAQAFAAGIEPEADMNPILLKPKGEAVSQVVLLGRPYKDVQIRDYYMETDKLLAEAVAAFERLQRRFGNVVVEGAGGAAEVNLYERDIANIRLARALRLPVLLVADIERGGVFAQIYGTLALLPEEIRSLVKGVIINKFRGDPALFESGVARLEELTGVPVLGVVPYNDIRIPSEDSLSISERQCAATENAIRIAVIRLPRISNFTDFELLERHASVEYVTPGESLAGYDCIILPGTKNTVEDLNVLRGHGVEKELEVSGERGVPIIGICGGYQMLGKAIIDRGIESGGDPAEYTGFGLLDVVTAFTGYRKTTVQVRRRATGPGPILQAMGEVEGYEIHMGETERRGLPEAFAGEGAATPDGLVFGTYMHGLFQNPGAVNALLAYLSKRRGLPFEPITEADGGALGASAAYGDLARHFEAHVDMDTILGFFTR, from the coding sequence ATGTCTCTTATCGTGCTCGGAACTGCATCCCACGTCGGCAAAAGCGTGACCGTTGCAGCACTCTGCCGTGCGCTATACCGGCGCGGGATCGCGGTTGCGCCTTTCAAATCCCAGAACATGAGCCTCAACTCCTACGTCACCGCCGACGGGAGTGAGATCGGGATCGCTCAGGCCGCCCAGGCTTTTGCTGCCGGGATCGAACCAGAGGCCGATATGAACCCGATCCTCCTCAAACCAAAGGGGGAGGCGGTCTCGCAGGTGGTTCTACTCGGCCGGCCTTACAAGGATGTGCAGATCCGGGACTACTACATGGAGACGGATAAACTTCTTGCAGAGGCGGTTGCCGCTTTCGAACGATTGCAGAGACGGTTCGGAAACGTTGTGGTGGAGGGTGCCGGAGGGGCGGCTGAGGTGAACCTCTACGAGCGTGACATCGCAAACATAAGGCTCGCCCGGGCACTCCGCCTTCCAGTTCTCCTGGTCGCAGATATAGAGCGGGGCGGGGTCTTTGCCCAGATCTACGGCACTCTTGCCCTCCTTCCCGAAGAGATCCGATCGCTTGTAAAGGGGGTTATCATCAACAAGTTCAGGGGCGATCCCGCGCTGTTTGAATCGGGTGTTGCCAGACTCGAAGAACTCACAGGTGTGCCGGTCCTCGGTGTGGTGCCATACAACGATATCCGTATTCCAAGCGAGGACTCCCTCTCTATAAGCGAGAGGCAATGCGCGGCGACAGAAAACGCGATCAGGATCGCCGTCATCCGGCTCCCACGGATCTCAAACTTCACCGACTTCGAGCTCCTCGAGCGGCACGCTTCTGTTGAGTATGTCACGCCAGGAGAATCGCTTGCCGGATACGACTGTATCATCCTCCCGGGGACGAAGAACACCGTGGAGGATCTCAACGTCCTTCGCGGGCACGGCGTGGAGAAGGAACTCGAGGTTTCCGGGGAGAGGGGTGTCCCGATCATCGGGATCTGCGGGGGATACCAGATGCTCGGGAAGGCTATCATCGATAGGGGTATCGAGTCTGGGGGCGACCCTGCCGAGTATACGGGTTTCGGGCTCCTCGACGTTGTCACGGCGTTTACCGGATATCGCAAGACGACGGTGCAGGTCAGGCGGCGGGCAACAGGCCCTGGCCCCATACTCCAGGCTATGGGAGAGGTGGAGGGTTACGAGATACATATGGGCGAGACCGAGCGGCGAGGACTGCCAGAGGCGTTCGCCGGAGAAGGCGCTGCGACACCCGACGGCCTGGTCTTCGGGACATACATGCACGGGCTCTTCCAGAACCCCGGTGCTGTAAACGCCCTCCTCGCCTATCTATCGAAACGCCGGGGGCTGCCGTTTGAGCCTATAACGGAGGCGGACGGCGGCGCATTGGGCGCATCCGCAGCATACGGTGACCTGGCCAGGCATTTTGAGGCGCATGTTGATATGGATACGATCCTGGGCTTTTTTACCAGATGA
- a CDS encoding type II secretion system F family protein — protein sequence MGFKDLFDDLLNRNRPQPVDMPEEAPQPDPVVVRDEEILKRIQQRRKYQEGFYRFLKHPLRVMIEEPYTALFISVPAALLLFIGGFVSIVTSYGFAAIFGTTMLDDVAVFAIIIAIVPFAILDLKESIRVSSVEASLPNFFRDVAGMNDSGMTLPHAIHIVSEGDYGALTPHIRKLDTEMSWGVPFVEAIRRFGKAVSTPLAERSVELIAQASSAGGDVSEVLRAAAHDAYEFFNLKTERKTGMMIYMIIILMSFFVFLFVIAVLSGTFLATMAEAGETVAASGSASAQSFMGSVDIFLYNRVFCHAALIQGFFSGLAAGVMGEGRAVAGLKYSALMVLIAWVAFRFFL from the coding sequence ATGGGATTTAAAGACCTTTTTGACGATCTTTTGAATCGAAACCGGCCGCAGCCGGTTGATATGCCGGAGGAGGCGCCTCAGCCCGATCCGGTCGTGGTGCGGGACGAGGAGATCCTTAAGAGGATCCAGCAGCGGCGGAAGTACCAGGAAGGGTTCTACCGCTTCCTCAAACATCCGCTCAGGGTGATGATTGAGGAGCCCTACACCGCCCTGTTTATATCCGTTCCTGCAGCTCTCCTCCTCTTCATCGGTGGATTTGTAAGCATAGTGACGTCTTACGGTTTCGCGGCAATCTTCGGGACGACCATGCTTGACGATGTCGCCGTATTCGCGATAATCATCGCCATCGTGCCTTTTGCCATCCTCGATCTCAAGGAATCGATTCGCGTATCGAGCGTCGAGGCCTCTCTCCCGAACTTCTTCCGGGATGTGGCCGGGATGAACGATTCCGGTATGACGCTCCCACACGCCATACATATAGTCTCGGAAGGCGATTACGGGGCACTCACACCCCATATCCGCAAACTCGATACTGAGATGTCCTGGGGCGTCCCGTTTGTGGAGGCGATTCGCAGGTTCGGGAAGGCCGTGAGCACCCCGCTTGCGGAGCGGAGCGTCGAACTGATCGCTCAGGCAAGTTCCGCGGGCGGCGATGTCAGCGAGGTGCTTCGGGCGGCTGCGCACGACGCCTATGAGTTTTTCAACCTGAAAACGGAGCGAAAGACGGGGATGATGATCTACATGATCATCATCCTGATGTCGTTCTTCGTCTTCTTATTCGTCATCGCCGTGCTCTCAGGTACTTTCCTTGCAACGATGGCGGAGGCTGGGGAGACTGTTGCGGCCTCAGGGTCAGCGTCCGCGCAGTCGTTTATGGGTAGTGTGGATATCTTCCTCTACAACCGCGTCTTCTGCCATGCGGCGCTTATCCAGGGGTTCTTCTCAGGGCTTGCGGCGGGCGTCATGGGCGAAGGACGGGCGGTCGCAGGGCTGAAGTACTCGGCGTTGATGGTGCTGATAGCCTGGGTTGCGTTCCGGTTCTTCCTCTGA
- a CDS encoding type II secretion system F family protein, whose translation MNSYERFCFNLLGHRLKDKRADYVKLRNDMMGARMTTPFEAYLATAYVTSIMVGLVAAVLIGLLTYILRVPDMIVYRGAVPEFLYALNDYKMVLGTIVITIIALLVFGGITYIVFIIYPGILAGERRRNIDATLPYAINYVTAMSSAGITPDEVFRSLGQSQIYGESAVEARYITRETDFFGKDLLEALRAVAQATPSDRMREFLQGAVASISSGSNLTEYFRTKAHQYTLENHQQQKAFLETLGLVAESYVTAIVAGMLFLIILQSVMTILSGDSNPLFLYIIIYLLVPFGSLMFVILISSITPEV comes from the coding sequence ATGAACAGTTACGAGCGTTTCTGTTTCAACCTTCTCGGCCACAGATTAAAGGATAAACGGGCGGATTATGTTAAGCTCCGCAACGATATGATGGGGGCGCGGATGACGACGCCATTCGAGGCCTACCTTGCGACCGCCTATGTCACATCGATCATGGTTGGTCTCGTAGCGGCCGTTCTGATCGGGCTCCTGACATATATCCTTCGCGTCCCTGATATGATAGTCTACCGTGGGGCGGTCCCGGAGTTCCTCTATGCTTTGAATGACTACAAGATGGTGCTTGGCACCATCGTCATCACGATCATCGCCCTCCTGGTATTCGGCGGGATCACCTACATCGTCTTCATCATCTACCCGGGTATACTGGCAGGGGAGCGCCGCCGGAACATCGATGCCACCCTCCCGTACGCCATAAATTATGTTACAGCCATGTCCTCGGCGGGAATAACACCAGATGAGGTCTTCCGGTCACTCGGTCAGAGTCAGATATATGGTGAGAGCGCCGTAGAGGCACGTTACATCACCCGCGAGACCGACTTCTTCGGTAAAGACCTCCTTGAGGCCCTGCGGGCGGTTGCGCAGGCGACGCCGAGTGACCGGATGCGGGAGTTCCTCCAGGGAGCGGTTGCAAGCATCTCCAGCGGGAGTAACCTGACAGAGTACTTCCGCACGAAGGCACACCAGTATACGCTTGAGAACCACCAGCAGCAGAAGGCGTTCCTGGAGACGCTCGGGCTGGTCGCGGAGTCCTACGTCACCGCAATCGTTGCGGGCATGCTCTTTTTGATCATCCTCCAGTCGGTCATGACGATCTTATCGGGCGACTCGAACCCGCTCTTCCTGTATATAATCATCTACCTGCTTGTGCCCTTCGGGAGCCTGATGTTTGTCATCCTGATCAGTTCAATAACGCCGGAGGTGTGA
- a CDS encoding type II/IV secretion system ATPase subunit, translating into MSKNGDEERELIASVRNLLSRPQKLGFGEEDAIANDPASELFIDTWWGERPEPVPVHVRKDDEIRALIESVARTGSAAERRTTTAEDPIQALLKRIEGQGPGIVEEPVSSYVEVPGEAGTALESPAEPPVVEKPARPEPAFTPAASRHPVHAGIRERRWGWRETDESGTYEETFEGVRSVDELGNLADLILPRSATFSIDELSINRNEHFYDFVDNARVVSEFDELFSRSYTPSSFAAAAAEVAIPAEEVPKPRFGVIRKFQVPTLEQKVEDYNPLLHGPLVDLTLHPSLGVEEIELYPVNEPYAYIRVTYDTSTHEYTYHVIEPVLTPGERDLFQEIRERLFETLNITCRNLSREEARRVLRDAVNTIIADYGIRLDPVGREKVLYQVEKEFLGDGLIDPIMHDKYVEDISCDGVGSAIFVYHTTYESLRTNLVYTDAAELDSFVTKLAQRAGKYISIAEPMLDATMNDGSRIQMTLGSEVTAHGSTFTIRKFRDEPITPTDLIEWHTFSPLGIAFLWLAVENGKSCIFAGGTASGKTTTLNAISLFIPPLAKIITLEDTRELKLPHPNWIPSVTRDSFSQDGRGEIDMYELLRAALRQRPEYLLVGEVRGREALTLFQAMSTGHVTYATMHADSVASAVHRLENPPIGVPRNMLSALDLMSIQVQARVGGQRIRRNKHLIEILDVDPRTNELITNEVFRWHPVTDEIRYSGKSYILEQIMEDRGWSEERMREELKRRQEVLEWMRIKKIRHYQDVSKILISYFRDPEAVIQRVRADLYGEGGPA; encoded by the coding sequence ATGAGTAAGAATGGTGACGAGGAGCGCGAGTTGATAGCGTCGGTCAGAAACCTCCTCTCCCGGCCACAGAAACTGGGTTTTGGGGAGGAGGATGCCATAGCGAATGATCCTGCCAGCGAACTCTTTATCGATACGTGGTGGGGGGAACGCCCGGAACCGGTGCCGGTGCATGTCCGGAAGGATGATGAGATCAGGGCTCTCATCGAGAGCGTGGCAAGAACAGGAAGTGCGGCGGAACGGCGCACAACCACGGCTGAAGACCCGATCCAGGCTCTCCTCAAGCGGATCGAGGGGCAGGGGCCGGGTATTGTTGAGGAACCGGTCTCTTCTTATGTGGAGGTGCCCGGTGAGGCCGGCACCGCGCTGGAATCGCCCGCTGAACCGCCGGTGGTGGAGAAGCCGGCCCGGCCGGAGCCGGCGTTCACGCCCGCCGCTTCGCGCCATCCCGTTCATGCAGGCATCCGCGAGCGCAGATGGGGATGGCGGGAGACCGATGAATCCGGCACATATGAAGAGACTTTTGAGGGGGTGAGATCGGTCGATGAACTCGGGAACCTTGCAGACCTGATCCTCCCCAGGAGCGCTACCTTCTCCATCGATGAACTGAGCATCAACCGCAATGAGCACTTCTATGACTTTGTCGACAACGCCCGGGTCGTATCGGAGTTTGACGAACTATTCTCCCGGTCATACACGCCCTCATCTTTCGCCGCTGCAGCCGCAGAGGTGGCAATCCCTGCCGAGGAGGTTCCAAAACCCCGGTTTGGGGTTATCAGGAAGTTCCAGGTGCCCACCCTCGAGCAGAAGGTCGAAGACTACAACCCCCTCCTGCATGGACCCCTCGTCGACCTCACCTTGCACCCCTCCCTGGGGGTGGAGGAGATTGAGCTCTACCCGGTGAACGAACCCTACGCCTACATCCGCGTGACCTATGACACCTCGACGCATGAGTACACCTACCACGTCATAGAACCGGTACTCACGCCAGGGGAGCGTGATCTCTTCCAGGAGATCAGGGAGCGCCTCTTTGAGACCCTCAATATCACCTGCCGGAACCTCAGCCGCGAGGAGGCGCGCAGGGTGTTGCGTGATGCGGTTAACACGATCATCGCCGATTATGGGATTCGCCTCGATCCTGTCGGCCGGGAGAAAGTCCTCTACCAGGTGGAGAAGGAGTTTCTTGGCGATGGTCTGATCGATCCAATTATGCATGACAAGTATGTCGAGGATATCTCCTGTGACGGTGTCGGTAGCGCTATATTCGTCTACCACACAACCTACGAGTCTCTGAGGACGAATCTTGTATACACCGACGCAGCGGAGCTCGACTCCTTCGTCACGAAACTTGCGCAGCGGGCGGGGAAGTACATCTCGATCGCCGAACCGATGCTGGATGCCACCATGAACGATGGCTCGCGCATCCAGATGACTCTCGGTTCAGAGGTGACCGCTCACGGCTCGACGTTCACCATCCGGAAGTTCCGGGATGAACCGATCACTCCAACAGACCTCATCGAGTGGCACACCTTCTCCCCGCTCGGGATCGCTTTCCTCTGGCTGGCAGTTGAGAACGGTAAATCATGCATCTTTGCCGGCGGTACGGCTTCCGGGAAGACCACGACGTTGAACGCCATATCGCTCTTTATCCCGCCGCTTGCAAAGATAATCACCCTCGAGGACACCCGGGAACTTAAACTGCCCCACCCGAACTGGATCCCGAGTGTCACCCGTGACTCGTTCTCACAGGATGGACGGGGGGAGATCGATATGTATGAACTGCTCCGCGCCGCCCTCCGGCAGCGCCCGGAGTACCTCCTGGTCGGCGAGGTTCGCGGTCGCGAGGCCCTGACCCTCTTCCAGGCCATGAGCACCGGTCATGTAACCTACGCGACGATGCACGCAGATTCGGTGGCAAGTGCGGTCCATCGTCTTGAGAACCCGCCGATCGGTGTACCCAGGAACATGCTCTCTGCGCTTGACCTTATGTCCATCCAGGTGCAGGCCCGGGTGGGCGGCCAGCGGATCCGGCGCAACAAACACCTCATCGAGATACTGGACGTCGATCCCCGGACGAACGAACTGATCACAAACGAGGTCTTCCGGTGGCACCCGGTGACTGATGAGATCCGGTATTCCGGCAAATCCTACATCCTGGAGCAGATCATGGAGGACCGGGGCTGGAGCGAAGAGCGGATGCGCGAAGAGTTGAAACGGCGTCAGGAAGTGCTTGAGTGGATGCGCATCAAGAAGATCAGACATTACCAGGATGTTAGCAAGATACTGATCTCCTACTTCAGGGACCCGGAGGCGGTCATCCAGCGGGTGCGCGCGGACCTATATGGGGAGGGGGGTCCTGCATGA
- a CDS encoding A24 family peptidase C-terminal domain-containing protein — MAAIPLMISAGAIGITLIYASILDLRERRVPHKTWRPALAIAVPVAVWVYVLTFIADWRTAAAYLTLVAVFCGFFYLFQAMNLFGGADAYALIVITACIPFHPFETIFGTSPLGFFPFTVLINAVLINIAAPLAILLKNLVEGNRAPLSCLFLGFPVSGEKIQNEFGFVMEDLEEGEDGRLVRRFIGFTESLRRIIRGERRIYTKDLRQHPDEYQKELTLYRKAGRVWISYGIPFIIPITAGFLTALFVGDIFFVIMKAIAGM; from the coding sequence ATGGCAGCAATTCCGCTTATGATTTCAGCAGGTGCAATCGGGATCACGCTAATATACGCCTCGATCCTGGACCTGAGAGAGCGGCGGGTGCCGCATAAAACATGGCGGCCCGCCCTCGCGATCGCGGTCCCGGTAGCTGTCTGGGTATATGTGCTGACCTTTATCGCGGACTGGCGGACGGCGGCAGCGTATCTTACCCTGGTCGCAGTATTCTGCGGCTTTTTTTACCTTTTCCAGGCGATGAACCTCTTTGGGGGGGCAGACGCGTATGCCCTCATCGTCATCACGGCATGCATCCCGTTCCACCCGTTTGAAACCATCTTTGGCACCTCGCCCCTGGGGTTCTTCCCCTTCACCGTGCTGATAAATGCTGTGCTCATCAACATCGCGGCACCCCTTGCCATACTTCTGAAGAACCTTGTTGAGGGGAACCGGGCTCCACTCTCATGCTTATTCCTTGGTTTTCCTGTTAGTGGAGAGAAGATCCAGAACGAGTTTGGTTTTGTTATGGAAGATCTAGAAGAAGGGGAGGACGGTAGACTGGTTCGACGGTTCATCGGTTTTACTGAGTCGCTTCGCCGCATCATACGGGGAGAGCGCAGGATCTACACAAAAGATCTCAGACAGCACCCCGATGAATACCAGAAGGAACTCACCCTCTACAGGAAGGCCGGCAGGGTCTGGATATCTTACGGTATTCCGTTCATCATCCCGATTACAGCGGGATTCCTGACAGCATTGTTCGTGGGAGACATTTTCTTTGTGATCATGAAAGCGATCGCAGGAATGTGA
- the hisI gene encoding phosphoribosyl-AMP cyclohydrolase, with amino-acid sequence MDIDFKNGLIPVIAQDRRTREVLMLAYANAEALELTRTTGYAHYYSRSRQKIWKKGEESGHIQRVCRILVDCDADALLYEVEQTGAACHTGHTSCFFRTIEGEEIAGLVFDPEKVYANKDE; translated from the coding sequence ATGGATATAGATTTCAAAAACGGTTTGATCCCTGTCATAGCACAGGATAGGCGGACACGTGAGGTCCTGATGCTCGCCTACGCAAACGCTGAGGCGCTGGAACTTACCAGAACAACCGGATACGCGCACTACTACAGCAGAAGCAGACAGAAGATCTGGAAGAAAGGGGAGGAGAGCGGCCACATACAGCGGGTCTGCCGGATACTTGTCGACTGTGATGCGGACGCCCTCCTCTATGAGGTGGAACAGACCGGCGCAGCGTGTCATACCGGCCACACATCCTGCTTCTTCCGGACGATCGAGGGAGAGGAGATCGCCGGACTGGTCTTCGATCCGGAGAAGGTATACGCTAATAAGGATGAATGA
- a CDS encoding PINc/VapC family ATPase, which yields MKIVPDTSVVIDGRITSLIKTGEYKGATIIIPEAVVAELEAQANQGREIGFSGLTELQELFRMSEEGLIELQFAGERPSLDQVKLSSGGEIDALIRNVAIDHKARFITSDLVQAEVAKAKGLDVLYLRPQIGDFSPLSIDQFFDEETIAITLKERALPVAKIGKLQATRLVTLRDTPMTEHELKVMAQELLERAKRDPDGFIELEKRGITVVQIGSLRISIARRPFSDGMEITVVRPLIDLSLDDYAMAPEIKQRILGDRRGVLIAGPPGAGKTTLAQSLATFLADHNFIVKTMEAPRDLQVSDNITQYTALEGSMVNTAEALLLVRPDYVIFDEIRKSEDFAVYADMRLAGMGMVGVVHAMEVHDCLRRFCDRVDYSILPQIINTIIFVAHGEIKKIYDLELTIKAPEGMPPDAHARPVIVVRNHTRGEPEIEIFRYEGETLVMPLANREATEPVAVAEPPAIVTPAAESRESAARKIAEKEIQREIGRYTNGPVDVRIINENKAVVYIEDRDVPAAIGKGGKNVSAIVNKLGIGIDIRPRSELDAEKPAEGEMHLAGGLTIRLDKKQLTIVSPEHRGRIVDVFAGKEYLFTATVNDEGEVILARNSTIAQELMKRYNDAETIRLRPV from the coding sequence ATGAAAATTGTACCCGATACGAGCGTCGTAATAGATGGACGTATAACCTCGCTGATAAAAACCGGGGAATATAAAGGAGCAACAATAATCATACCGGAAGCCGTCGTCGCTGAACTGGAGGCCCAGGCAAATCAGGGGCGGGAGATAGGTTTTTCCGGTCTGACCGAACTTCAGGAACTATTCAGGATGTCAGAAGAGGGTCTCATCGAACTCCAGTTTGCTGGAGAGCGCCCCAGCCTCGATCAGGTGAAACTCTCAAGCGGCGGCGAGATCGATGCACTCATCCGGAACGTGGCGATCGACCATAAAGCCCGGTTTATCACGAGCGATCTGGTGCAGGCGGAGGTTGCAAAGGCGAAAGGGCTTGATGTTCTCTATCTCCGACCGCAGATCGGCGATTTCTCGCCGCTCTCGATCGACCAGTTCTTCGATGAAGAGACGATCGCTATCACCCTCAAAGAGCGGGCTCTGCCGGTGGCAAAGATAGGTAAACTCCAGGCAACCAGGCTTGTCACACTCCGGGACACCCCTATGACCGAACACGAACTGAAAGTGATGGCACAGGAACTGCTGGAGCGAGCAAAACGTGATCCGGACGGTTTCATCGAGCTTGAAAAAAGGGGGATCACCGTCGTCCAGATCGGGTCGCTCCGGATCTCGATCGCGAGGAGACCTTTCTCAGACGGCATGGAGATCACAGTGGTCAGGCCGCTTATTGACCTCTCGCTCGACGATTACGCTATGGCACCGGAGATCAAGCAACGGATCCTTGGTGACCGCCGCGGCGTCCTGATCGCAGGACCCCCGGGCGCTGGAAAGACAACCCTTGCTCAGAGCCTCGCCACATTTCTGGCCGACCATAACTTCATTGTCAAGACGATGGAGGCACCACGGGACCTTCAGGTGTCCGACAACATCACCCAGTACACGGCGCTTGAAGGCAGCATGGTGAACACTGCAGAGGCCCTCCTGCTTGTCCGGCCTGATTACGTCATATTTGACGAGATCCGGAAGAGTGAGGACTTTGCTGTCTACGCTGACATGCGGCTTGCCGGGATGGGCATGGTCGGCGTGGTGCATGCGATGGAGGTGCACGACTGCCTCCGGCGGTTCTGCGACCGGGTGGACTACAGCATCCTCCCCCAGATCATTAACACCATCATATTTGTGGCTCATGGCGAAATCAAGAAAATTTACGACCTTGAATTGACTATCAAGGCCCCTGAGGGCATGCCACCTGACGCGCACGCACGCCCGGTGATCGTCGTTCGCAACCACACCCGCGGAGAGCCTGAGATCGAGATATTCCGCTACGAGGGCGAAACCCTGGTGATGCCGCTTGCAAACAGGGAGGCCACGGAGCCCGTTGCTGTTGCAGAACCGCCGGCCATCGTGACACCAGCAGCAGAATCCAGGGAGAGTGCCGCCCGGAAGATTGCAGAGAAAGAGATCCAGCGCGAGATCGGGCGCTACACAAACGGTCCGGTGGATGTGAGGATCATCAACGAGAACAAGGCTGTAGTCTACATCGAGGACAGGGACGTCCCGGCAGCGATCGGAAAGGGGGGCAAGAACGTATCAGCGATCGTGAACAAACTCGGGATAGGTATTGACATCCGGCCCAGGAGTGAACTCGATGCGGAAAAACCAGCGGAGGGAGAGATGCACCTTGCCGGCGGTCTCACGATCCGCCTGGACAAGAAGCAGCTTACCATAGTCTCCCCGGAGCACAGGGGCAGGATCGTGGATGTTTTTGCAGGAAAGGAGTATCTATTCACAGCGACGGTTAACGATGAAGGAGAAGTCATCCTGGCCAGGAACAGCACGATTGCGCAGGAACTGATGAAGCGCTACAACGATGCTGAGACGATCCGGCTGCGGCCGGTGTGA